One part of the Esox lucius isolate fEsoLuc1 chromosome 10, fEsoLuc1.pri, whole genome shotgun sequence genome encodes these proteins:
- the grhl2b gene encoding grainyhead-like transcription factor 2b isoform X1, whose amino-acid sequence MAQETDNKRLVVVVPNETSFHGRRLYTSEDEAWRSYLENPLTAATKAMMSINGDEDSAAALGLLYDYYKVPKEKRLLPVAKVVDISEDQEKRSTNNTSVETVDNRVQVLKSVPVNLSLNTDHLDKREQYGAGAGPGAGPCTATVVKAEVYSPAFMSQGVHYRVEDEEHGSRVVYEQMGSYDVSTTVSHVGYVKDDQQSTPDDSPYDEESDAKYDTPTSIAQDEFIFDQQVVDTFQYTLEATRSLRVKQGEGPMTYLNKGQFYAVTLSELGANKRLRHPISKVRSVIMVVFSEDKNRDEQLKYWKYWHSRQHTAKQRVLDIADYKESFNTIGNIEEIAYNAVSFTWDVNEEAKIFITVNCLSTDFSSQKGVKGLPLMIQIDTYSYNNRSNRPLHRAYSQIKVFCDKGAERKIRDEERKQNRKKTKGKEAGLGVITLPKKCDATYFKTMTDLEAQPVLFIPDVHFGNLQRAGQVFAFNTEEMEREGSVLVKRMFRPSEEDLSPPPHKQIKEEPLKRVLLYVRKESDEVFDALMLKSPTLRGLMEAISEKYGVPMERIAKIYKKSKKGKGSLRLNISFPRGSWPRWAAAGRYIKNSKDNTTNTGSLSTWMTTS is encoded by the exons ATGGCACAGGAGACAGACAA TAAGCGGCTTGTTGTGGTGGTCCCCAATGAGACATCATTCCATGGGAGACGCCTGTACACCAGTGAGGACGAGGCATGGCGGTCCTACCTGGAGAACCCGTTGACCGCTGCCACCAAGGCCATGATGAGCATCAACGGAGACGAGGACAGCGCCGCCGCCCTGGGCCTGCTCTATGATTACTATAAG GTTCCTAAAGAAAAGAGATTGTTGCCTGTTGCCAAAGTAGTGGACATTTCAGAAGACCAGGAAAAGAG GAGCACTAACAACACCTCTGTAGAGACAGTGGACAACCGTGTCCAGGTGCTGAAGTCTGTCCCTGTGAACCTGTCCCTCAACACCGACCACCTGGACAAGAGGGAGCAGTACGGGGCGGGGGCGGGGCCAGGGGCAGGGCCTTGCACTGCTACTGTGGTGAAGGCAGAAGTCTACTCCCCAGCTTTCATGAGCCAGGGGGTACACTACCGGGTGGAGGACGAAGAGCATGGGTCAAGGGTCGTGTATGAACAGATGGGCTCCTATGACGTGTCAACAACGGTCAGTCATGTAGGATATGTAAAGGACGACCAGCAGAGCACACCTGACGACAGCCCATACGATGAGGAGAGCGATGCG AAATACGACACGCCCACATCTATAGCACAGGATGAGTTTATCTTCGACCAACAAGTAGT TGACACATTTCAGTACACGCTGGAAGCAACCAGGTCGCTGCGGGTCAAGCAGGGGGAGGGTCCCATGACGTACCTAAACAAGGGACAGTTCTACGCTGTCACGCTCAGTGAGCTGGGAGCCAACAAACGCCTGAGACACCCAATCAGCAAAGTCAGG AGTGTAATCATGGTGGTCTTCAGTGAAGACAAGAACAGAGATGAACAACTGAAGTACTGGAAGTACTGGCACTCCCGTCAGCACACTGCCAAGCAGAGGGTATTAGATATCG CGGACTATAAAGAGAGTTTCAACACCATTGGTAATATTGAGGAGATTGCCTACAACGCGGTGTCCTTCACCTGGGATGTGAACGAAGAGGCCAAG atcttcaTCACAGTGAACTGCCTGAGTACAGACTTCTCCTCTCAGAAAGGGGTGAAAGGTCTTCCTCTGATGATCCAGATTGACACCTACAGCTACAACAACCGCTCCAACAGGCCTCTCCACAGGGCCTACTCACAGATCAAGGTCTTCTGTGACAAG ggggcagagagaaagataaGGGATGAGGAAAGGAAACAGAACCGCAAGAAGACTAAAG GCAAGGAGGCTGGGTTGGGGGTGATAACTCTCCCTAAGAAGTGTGACGCCACATACTTCAAGACCATGACAGACCTAGAGGCCCAACCAGTGCTGTTCATCCCTGACGTCCACTTTGGGAACCTACAGCGAGCCGGACAG GTTTTCGCCTTTAACACAGAGGAGATGGAGCGTGAAGG TAGTGTATTGGTGAAGAGGATGTTCAGACCATCAGAGGAAgacctctcccctccccctcacaAACAGATCAAAGAGGAACCACTCAAGAGAG TGTTGCTGTATGTTAGGAAGGAGTCAGATGAAGTGTTTGATGCTCTGATGCTTAAGAGTCCGACTCTGAGAGGCCTGATGGAAGCA ATTTCAGAGAAGTATGGAGTACCCATGGAGAGGATCGCCAAGATCTAcaagaaaagcaaaaaagg gaaaggcTCATTGAGATTAAACATCTCTTTTCCAAGAGGGTCCTGGCCAAGATGGGCAGCAGCAGGTCGTTATATAAAAAATTCTAAAGACAATACAACAAATACAG
- the grhl2b gene encoding grainyhead-like transcription factor 2b isoform X3, translating to MAQETDNKRLVVVVPNETSFHGRRLYTSEDEAWRSYLENPLTAATKAMMSINGDEDSAAALGLLYDYYKVPKEKRLLPVAKVVDISEDQEKRSTNNTSVETVDNRVQVLKSVPVNLSLNTDHLDKREQYGAGAGPGAGPCTATVVKAEVYSPAFMSQGVHYRVEDEEHGSRVVYEQMGSYDVSTTVSHVGYVKDDQQSTPDDSPYDEESDAKYDTPTSIAQDEFIFDQQVVDTFQYTLEATRSLRVKQGEGPMTYLNKGQFYAVTLSELGANKRLRHPISKVRSVIMVVFSEDKNRDEQLKYWKYWHSRQHTAKQRVLDIADYKESFNTIGNIEEIAYNAVSFTWDVNEEAKIFITVNCLSTDFSSQKGVKGLPLMIQIDTYSYNNRSNRPLHRAYSQIKVFCDKGAERKIRDEERKQNRKKTKGKEAGLGVITLPKKCDATYFKTMTDLEAQPVLFIPDVHFGNLQRAGQVFAFNTEEMEREGSVLVKRMFRPSEEDLSPPPHKQIKEEPLKRVLLYVRKESDEVFDALMLKSPTLRGLMEAISEKYGVPMERIAKIYKKSKKGKGSLRLNISFPRGSWPRWAAAGSLSTWMTTS from the exons ATGGCACAGGAGACAGACAA TAAGCGGCTTGTTGTGGTGGTCCCCAATGAGACATCATTCCATGGGAGACGCCTGTACACCAGTGAGGACGAGGCATGGCGGTCCTACCTGGAGAACCCGTTGACCGCTGCCACCAAGGCCATGATGAGCATCAACGGAGACGAGGACAGCGCCGCCGCCCTGGGCCTGCTCTATGATTACTATAAG GTTCCTAAAGAAAAGAGATTGTTGCCTGTTGCCAAAGTAGTGGACATTTCAGAAGACCAGGAAAAGAG GAGCACTAACAACACCTCTGTAGAGACAGTGGACAACCGTGTCCAGGTGCTGAAGTCTGTCCCTGTGAACCTGTCCCTCAACACCGACCACCTGGACAAGAGGGAGCAGTACGGGGCGGGGGCGGGGCCAGGGGCAGGGCCTTGCACTGCTACTGTGGTGAAGGCAGAAGTCTACTCCCCAGCTTTCATGAGCCAGGGGGTACACTACCGGGTGGAGGACGAAGAGCATGGGTCAAGGGTCGTGTATGAACAGATGGGCTCCTATGACGTGTCAACAACGGTCAGTCATGTAGGATATGTAAAGGACGACCAGCAGAGCACACCTGACGACAGCCCATACGATGAGGAGAGCGATGCG AAATACGACACGCCCACATCTATAGCACAGGATGAGTTTATCTTCGACCAACAAGTAGT TGACACATTTCAGTACACGCTGGAAGCAACCAGGTCGCTGCGGGTCAAGCAGGGGGAGGGTCCCATGACGTACCTAAACAAGGGACAGTTCTACGCTGTCACGCTCAGTGAGCTGGGAGCCAACAAACGCCTGAGACACCCAATCAGCAAAGTCAGG AGTGTAATCATGGTGGTCTTCAGTGAAGACAAGAACAGAGATGAACAACTGAAGTACTGGAAGTACTGGCACTCCCGTCAGCACACTGCCAAGCAGAGGGTATTAGATATCG CGGACTATAAAGAGAGTTTCAACACCATTGGTAATATTGAGGAGATTGCCTACAACGCGGTGTCCTTCACCTGGGATGTGAACGAAGAGGCCAAG atcttcaTCACAGTGAACTGCCTGAGTACAGACTTCTCCTCTCAGAAAGGGGTGAAAGGTCTTCCTCTGATGATCCAGATTGACACCTACAGCTACAACAACCGCTCCAACAGGCCTCTCCACAGGGCCTACTCACAGATCAAGGTCTTCTGTGACAAG ggggcagagagaaagataaGGGATGAGGAAAGGAAACAGAACCGCAAGAAGACTAAAG GCAAGGAGGCTGGGTTGGGGGTGATAACTCTCCCTAAGAAGTGTGACGCCACATACTTCAAGACCATGACAGACCTAGAGGCCCAACCAGTGCTGTTCATCCCTGACGTCCACTTTGGGAACCTACAGCGAGCCGGACAG GTTTTCGCCTTTAACACAGAGGAGATGGAGCGTGAAGG TAGTGTATTGGTGAAGAGGATGTTCAGACCATCAGAGGAAgacctctcccctccccctcacaAACAGATCAAAGAGGAACCACTCAAGAGAG TGTTGCTGTATGTTAGGAAGGAGTCAGATGAAGTGTTTGATGCTCTGATGCTTAAGAGTCCGACTCTGAGAGGCCTGATGGAAGCA ATTTCAGAGAAGTATGGAGTACCCATGGAGAGGATCGCCAAGATCTAcaagaaaagcaaaaaagg gaaaggcTCATTGAGATTAAACATCTCTTTTCCAAGAGGGTCCTGGCCAAGATGGGCAGCAGCAG
- the grhl2b gene encoding grainyhead-like transcription factor 2b isoform X2: protein MAQETDNKRLVVVVPNETSFHGRRLYTSEDEAWRSYLENPLTAATKAMMSINGDEDSAAALGLLYDYYKVPKEKRLLPVAKVVDISEDQEKRSTNNTSVETVDNRVQVLKSVPVNLSLNTDHLDKREQYGAGAGPGAGPCTATVVKAEVYSPAFMSQGVHYRVEDEEHGSRVVYEQMGSYDVSTTVSHVGYVKDDQQSTPDDSPYDEESDAKYDTPTSIAQDEFIFDQQVVDTFQYTLEATRSLRVKQGEGPMTYLNKGQFYAVTLSELGANKRLRHPISKVRSVIMVVFSEDKNRDEQLKYWKYWHSRQHTAKQRVLDIADYKESFNTIGNIEEIAYNAVSFTWDVNEEAKIFITVNCLSTDFSSQKGVKGLPLMIQIDTYSYNNRSNRPLHRAYSQIKVFCDKGAERKIRDEERKQNRKKTKGKEAGLGVITLPKKCDATYFKTMTDLEAQPVLFIPDVHFGNLQRAGQVFAFNTEEMEREGSVLVKRMFRPSEEDLSPPPHKQIKEEPLKRVLLYVRKESDEVFDALMLKSPTLRGLMEAISEKYGVPMERIAKIYKKSKKGILVNMDDNIIEHYSNEDTFILSIESYAEAYKVTLTEI from the exons ATGGCACAGGAGACAGACAA TAAGCGGCTTGTTGTGGTGGTCCCCAATGAGACATCATTCCATGGGAGACGCCTGTACACCAGTGAGGACGAGGCATGGCGGTCCTACCTGGAGAACCCGTTGACCGCTGCCACCAAGGCCATGATGAGCATCAACGGAGACGAGGACAGCGCCGCCGCCCTGGGCCTGCTCTATGATTACTATAAG GTTCCTAAAGAAAAGAGATTGTTGCCTGTTGCCAAAGTAGTGGACATTTCAGAAGACCAGGAAAAGAG GAGCACTAACAACACCTCTGTAGAGACAGTGGACAACCGTGTCCAGGTGCTGAAGTCTGTCCCTGTGAACCTGTCCCTCAACACCGACCACCTGGACAAGAGGGAGCAGTACGGGGCGGGGGCGGGGCCAGGGGCAGGGCCTTGCACTGCTACTGTGGTGAAGGCAGAAGTCTACTCCCCAGCTTTCATGAGCCAGGGGGTACACTACCGGGTGGAGGACGAAGAGCATGGGTCAAGGGTCGTGTATGAACAGATGGGCTCCTATGACGTGTCAACAACGGTCAGTCATGTAGGATATGTAAAGGACGACCAGCAGAGCACACCTGACGACAGCCCATACGATGAGGAGAGCGATGCG AAATACGACACGCCCACATCTATAGCACAGGATGAGTTTATCTTCGACCAACAAGTAGT TGACACATTTCAGTACACGCTGGAAGCAACCAGGTCGCTGCGGGTCAAGCAGGGGGAGGGTCCCATGACGTACCTAAACAAGGGACAGTTCTACGCTGTCACGCTCAGTGAGCTGGGAGCCAACAAACGCCTGAGACACCCAATCAGCAAAGTCAGG AGTGTAATCATGGTGGTCTTCAGTGAAGACAAGAACAGAGATGAACAACTGAAGTACTGGAAGTACTGGCACTCCCGTCAGCACACTGCCAAGCAGAGGGTATTAGATATCG CGGACTATAAAGAGAGTTTCAACACCATTGGTAATATTGAGGAGATTGCCTACAACGCGGTGTCCTTCACCTGGGATGTGAACGAAGAGGCCAAG atcttcaTCACAGTGAACTGCCTGAGTACAGACTTCTCCTCTCAGAAAGGGGTGAAAGGTCTTCCTCTGATGATCCAGATTGACACCTACAGCTACAACAACCGCTCCAACAGGCCTCTCCACAGGGCCTACTCACAGATCAAGGTCTTCTGTGACAAG ggggcagagagaaagataaGGGATGAGGAAAGGAAACAGAACCGCAAGAAGACTAAAG GCAAGGAGGCTGGGTTGGGGGTGATAACTCTCCCTAAGAAGTGTGACGCCACATACTTCAAGACCATGACAGACCTAGAGGCCCAACCAGTGCTGTTCATCCCTGACGTCCACTTTGGGAACCTACAGCGAGCCGGACAG GTTTTCGCCTTTAACACAGAGGAGATGGAGCGTGAAGG TAGTGTATTGGTGAAGAGGATGTTCAGACCATCAGAGGAAgacctctcccctccccctcacaAACAGATCAAAGAGGAACCACTCAAGAGAG TGTTGCTGTATGTTAGGAAGGAGTCAGATGAAGTGTTTGATGCTCTGATGCTTAAGAGTCCGACTCTGAGAGGCCTGATGGAAGCA ATTTCAGAGAAGTATGGAGTACCCATGGAGAGGATCGCCAAGATCTAcaagaaaagcaaaaaagg
- the znf706 gene encoding zinc finger protein 706: protein MARGHQKVQSQQKNAKKQAEAKKAKGHDQKTAAKAALVHTCGVCLSQMPDPKTFKQHFESKHPKSPMPPELVNVDSGI, encoded by the exons ATGGCTCGGGGTCATCAGAAGGTCCAGTCTCAGCAGAAGAATGCCAAGAAGCAGGCAGAGGCCAAGAAGGCCAAGGGACATGACCAGAAGACAGCCGCCAAGGCAGCTTTAGTCCACACTTGTGGTGTCTGTTTG TCACAGATGCCAGATCCTAAGACATTCAAGCAGCATTTTGAGAGTAAACACCCAAAGTCGCCGATGCCCCCAGAGCTGGTCAACGTAGACTCTGGTATTTGA